The following proteins come from a genomic window of Macrobrachium nipponense isolate FS-2020 chromosome 32, ASM1510439v2, whole genome shotgun sequence:
- the LOC135207166 gene encoding tigger transposable element-derived protein 1-like, whose amino-acid sequence MQRFQLKHDSLHGEAASADVDAAEKYPERFKKLISDKGYCPQQVFNMDETGLFWKRMPSSTFIMKDEARASGFKAHKDRVYSMYVVQCTAALHNSAQSSDHHSYD is encoded by the exons ATGCAAAGATTTCAGCTCAAGCATGACTCGTTGCATGGTGAAGCTGCATCAGCAGACGTGGATGCTGCAGAAAAATATCCAGAGCGCTTCAAAAAGCTAATCAGCGACAAAGGCTACTGTCCACAACAG gTCTTCAATATGGACGAGACTGGCCTCTTCTGGAAGAGGATGCCGTCAAGTACATTTATTATGAAAGATGAAGCCAGAGCCTCAGGTTTCAAGGCACACAAGGATAGG gtaTATAGTATGTACGTAGTTCAGTGCACAGCTGCATTACATAATTCAGCTCAGTCTTCTGATCAccactcatatgattaa